One Corynebacterium efficiens YS-314 DNA segment encodes these proteins:
- a CDS encoding aldo/keto reductase, protein MAVIPGTDFDIFPLNLGGNTFGWTTDEQQSFAVLDAFREAGGNFVDTADMYSVWAEGNAGGESERVLGAYLRARGGADDLIIATKSGALEPHTGRTRTATTAAVDASLTRLGVDTIDIFYHHHDDDSVSIGEQIAIAEDLIAAGKIRHLALSNYSPQRLREFFEQSADSPARPVAVQPQYNLLARRDYETGIRPVVDEFGPAVFPYFALASGLLTGKYSSRADLEGRARQGFAEGLATDDAFVVVNELRAVAGELGAAPATVALAWLLARGVTAPIASATRVDQLPDLMAAPTLVLDDAHLTRLDNASAAFA, encoded by the coding sequence ATGGCCGTGATCCCCGGTACCGACTTCGATATCTTCCCGCTCAACCTCGGCGGCAACACCTTCGGATGGACCACCGATGAGCAGCAGTCCTTCGCCGTGCTCGATGCCTTCCGGGAGGCCGGCGGCAACTTCGTCGACACCGCCGACATGTACTCGGTGTGGGCCGAGGGCAACGCGGGTGGGGAATCGGAACGGGTGTTGGGCGCCTATCTCAGGGCGCGTGGGGGAGCGGATGATCTGATCATCGCCACGAAATCCGGGGCCCTGGAACCCCACACCGGCCGGACCCGTACCGCCACCACTGCCGCCGTGGATGCCTCCCTGACGCGCCTGGGTGTGGACACCATCGACATCTTCTACCACCACCACGATGATGACTCGGTCTCCATAGGCGAGCAGATTGCCATTGCCGAGGACCTCATCGCCGCGGGTAAGATCCGTCACCTCGCGTTGTCCAACTACAGCCCGCAGCGCCTGCGGGAATTCTTCGAGCAATCCGCCGATTCCCCGGCCCGTCCCGTCGCCGTCCAACCGCAGTACAATCTGCTGGCCCGCCGGGATTATGAGACCGGTATCCGCCCGGTCGTGGACGAGTTCGGTCCCGCGGTGTTCCCGTACTTCGCGCTGGCCTCCGGGCTGCTGACCGGCAAGTACTCCTCCCGCGCGGATCTGGAGGGCCGTGCGCGTCAGGGGTTCGCAGAGGGTCTGGCCACCGATGATGCCTTCGTGGTGGTCAACGAGCTGCGCGCCGTCGCCGGGGAGCTCGGCGCGGCACCCGCCACCGTCGCGCTGGCGTGGCTGCTGGCCCGCGGGGTCACCGCGCCGATCGCCTCAGCCACCCGCGTCGATCAGCTGCCCGACCTCATGGCCGCCCCGACGCTCGTGCTTGACGACGCACACCTCACCCGCCTCGACAACGCCTCCGCTGCGTTCGCCTGA
- a CDS encoding alpha/beta hydrolase family esterase, with amino-acid sequence MEHPFRTLTLALAAGMTSAALAVAPAASAVAQAQPTASAAQSAPTTQVIGTNLLHASFTQDGMHREYLVKLPDNRDPARTYPIVLAFGGKGDSATSFRSYAGLEQATAGGAIIVYAQGVDNAWAGAPYAATTMAQDVAYVRTAVDDVVAHHGGDRGRVYAVGMSNGGGMATALGCHAPELVDATASVAGAYYDPTVTGCNPRGGVPTLVIHGTNDGLMNYWGGTRHGAHYRGAYAVFESFAARNHCTVPVVHQVHEHPNSTTFRPAFCATPTEFVRIDDGGHEWSYTPSVADISWGFLQRQ; translated from the coding sequence ATGGAGCATCCATTCCGCACTCTGACCCTCGCCCTCGCCGCCGGCATGACTAGTGCAGCACTGGCCGTGGCGCCGGCAGCATCCGCAGTTGCCCAGGCGCAACCCACGGCATCCGCCGCTCAGTCTGCTCCCACCACCCAGGTCATCGGGACCAACCTTCTTCATGCGTCCTTCACCCAGGACGGCATGCACCGTGAGTACCTGGTCAAACTGCCCGACAACCGTGATCCGGCGCGGACCTATCCGATCGTCCTGGCCTTCGGCGGGAAGGGTGATTCAGCCACCAGTTTCCGGTCCTATGCTGGTTTGGAACAGGCCACCGCCGGTGGGGCCATCATCGTCTACGCCCAGGGGGTGGACAATGCGTGGGCCGGCGCCCCCTATGCCGCCACCACCATGGCGCAGGACGTCGCCTATGTGCGCACCGCGGTGGATGATGTGGTCGCCCATCATGGCGGTGACCGGGGGCGTGTCTACGCCGTCGGTATGTCCAACGGGGGCGGCATGGCGACCGCGCTGGGATGTCACGCCCCGGAGCTTGTCGACGCCACCGCCTCCGTCGCCGGTGCCTACTACGATCCGACGGTCACCGGTTGCAACCCCCGCGGTGGGGTTCCCACCCTGGTCATCCACGGCACCAACGACGGCCTCATGAACTACTGGGGTGGTACCCGCCATGGTGCCCACTACCGGGGCGCCTACGCGGTATTCGAGTCCTTTGCGGCACGCAACCACTGCACCGTGCCGGTGGTCCACCAGGTGCACGAGCATCCCAACAGCACCACCTTCCGGCCGGCGTTCTGCGCGACACCCACCGAGTTCGTGCGGATTGACGACGGGGGCCACGAATGGTCATACACCCCCTCGGTGGCGGATATCAGCTGGGGTTTCCTACAGCGGCAGTAG